From Micromonospora nigra, one genomic window encodes:
- a CDS encoding CHAT domain-containing protein yields the protein MREILRWLWSSTVGPVLTRLGVTATPNRGDRRGQPTPAGRPPRVWWVPTGLLASLPLHAATAGDHGALDAVVSSVVPTIRSLGYCRRAAPVPLPRRLCLVLPGPGGTTDGSRLPAARREVAGLRDRFGAEHTDLVAAQAGAAEVLAALPGHAWAHFACHARSDLADPSASRLLLSSPVDGALTVDRLVRLRADGGELAFLSACETAVSGPALADEAVHLAAGFLTAGFGQVVATLWAVKDPVARRTTDDVYSGLLAERATSAPVGAAEALHRAALAARTRYPDTPTAWASYVHLGR from the coding sequence ATGCGGGAGATCCTGCGGTGGCTGTGGTCGTCGACCGTCGGGCCGGTGCTCACCCGACTTGGTGTGACGGCGACGCCGAATCGAGGTGACCGGCGAGGTCAGCCGACCCCGGCCGGTCGACCGCCCCGGGTGTGGTGGGTACCCACCGGCCTGCTCGCGTCCCTGCCGCTGCACGCCGCCACCGCCGGCGACCACGGCGCACTCGACGCGGTGGTCTCGTCGGTCGTGCCGACCATCCGGTCTCTGGGTTACTGCCGGCGGGCGGCCCCGGTGCCCCTGCCGCGCCGACTGTGCCTGGTGCTGCCCGGCCCCGGCGGGACGACCGACGGCTCCCGGCTGCCGGCCGCCCGCCGGGAGGTGGCCGGCCTGCGGGATCGGTTCGGCGCGGAACACACCGACCTCGTCGCAGCGCAGGCGGGTGCGGCGGAGGTGCTCGCGGCCCTGCCCGGCCACGCCTGGGCACACTTCGCCTGTCATGCCCGCAGTGACCTGGCCGATCCGTCGGCCAGTCGGCTGCTGCTGTCGTCGCCGGTCGACGGCGCGCTCACCGTCGACCGGCTGGTGCGGCTGCGGGCGGACGGCGGTGAACTGGCCTTCCTGTCCGCCTGCGAGACGGCGGTGTCGGGACCGGCTCTGGCCGACGAGGCGGTGCACCTGGCCGCGGGCTTCCTGACCGCCGGCTTCGGCCAGGTCGTCGCCACGCTGTGGGCGGTGAAGGACCCGGTGGCCCGGCGGACGACCGACGACGTGTATTCGGGGCTGCTCGCCGAGCGTGCCACCTCGGCCCCGGTGGGCGCGGCGGAGGCGCTGCACCGGGCGGCACTGGCGGCCCGGACGCGCTACCCGGACACCCCGACGGCCTGGGCTTCGTACGTGCACCTGGGACGGTGA
- a CDS encoding MFS transporter, translating into MSEASAPGRAPARTYSLLAGLYVSQFLGLGFFYTGLAAILRDRGASLEQLGVAQLLGLFWALKFLWSPLVDRFGSTRHGHYRSWLLVLQPAMAVGLLGLLVVDPVDDFGSLMLLAGLVVLLSATQDIAADALAVRALDPAARGLGNGIQVAGGYLGNMLGGGGVLIIYDRWGWTAAVVALAAFTLLPAAQVWRHREPARPVAAGRVGLGVLVSVFRVPGVARWALGLLPLFWIGISGAYSLVTPMLVDAGWSLSAIGTVVNVVGGVVAMLGAVGGGLLVRRLGRRRAMLAFGIAQLLAIAGLLPLALGSGGSTAAAVAAIGLSTAYAATSTVVNTINMDLSRPESAGTDFTVLASFSFLASLLAGSVGLAVAGRVGYPAVLVGAAVMVAAGVIATRSWFVDRATTVEGPVKAARQDDMAPV; encoded by the coding sequence ATGTCCGAAGCGTCGGCCCCGGGCCGCGCCCCGGCGCGCACCTACAGCCTGCTGGCCGGCCTGTACGTCAGCCAGTTCCTCGGTCTCGGCTTCTTCTACACCGGCCTCGCCGCGATCCTGCGGGACCGGGGCGCGTCGCTGGAGCAGCTCGGCGTCGCCCAGTTGCTGGGGCTGTTCTGGGCGTTGAAGTTCCTCTGGTCGCCGTTGGTCGACCGGTTCGGCAGCACCAGGCACGGTCACTACCGCAGTTGGCTGCTGGTGCTCCAGCCGGCGATGGCGGTGGGACTGCTCGGCCTGCTCGTCGTCGACCCGGTCGACGACTTCGGCTCGCTGATGCTGCTGGCGGGCCTGGTGGTCCTGCTGTCGGCGACGCAGGACATCGCCGCCGACGCCCTGGCGGTACGGGCCCTCGACCCCGCCGCCCGAGGGCTGGGCAACGGCATCCAGGTCGCCGGCGGGTACCTGGGCAACATGCTCGGCGGCGGCGGAGTGCTGATCATCTACGACCGGTGGGGCTGGACCGCGGCCGTGGTCGCTCTCGCGGCGTTCACGCTCCTGCCGGCGGCGCAGGTGTGGCGCCACCGGGAACCGGCCCGCCCGGTGGCGGCGGGCCGGGTCGGGCTGGGCGTACTGGTGAGCGTCTTCCGGGTGCCCGGGGTGGCGCGCTGGGCGCTGGGCCTGCTGCCGCTGTTCTGGATCGGCATCAGCGGCGCCTACTCGCTCGTGACGCCGATGCTGGTCGACGCCGGCTGGTCGCTGTCGGCCATCGGCACGGTGGTCAACGTGGTCGGCGGGGTGGTGGCGATGCTCGGCGCGGTCGGCGGTGGGCTCCTGGTGCGTCGGCTCGGCCGGCGGCGGGCGATGCTGGCCTTCGGCATCGCCCAGTTGCTGGCGATCGCCGGGCTGCTGCCGCTGGCGCTCGGGTCGGGCGGCAGCACGGCCGCGGCGGTCGCGGCCATCGGCCTGAGCACGGCGTACGCCGCCACCTCCACGGTGGTGAACACCATCAACATGGACCTGAGCCGCCCGGAGAGTGCGGGAACGGACTTCACCGTGCTGGCGAGCTTCTCGTTCCTCGCCTCGCTGCTCGCCGGCAGCGTCGGGCTCGCCGTCGCCGGCCGGGTCGGATACCCGGCCGTCCTGGTCGGCGCCGCCGTCATGGTGGCGGCCGGTGTGATCGCCACCCGGTCGTGGTTCGTGGACCGCGCGACCACGGTCGAGGGGCCGGTGAAGGCGGCCCGGCAGGACGACATGGCACCGGTCTGA
- a CDS encoding alanine racemase: MTRPAYVYDLDALAVHVAGIRAVLPDRVDLLYAVKANPDPGILRTLARTVDGFEAASQGELRHLATVLPDRPAAAYAGPGKTDEDLVAALAAGVGRVHVESPAELHRLARLAHAAHRTVDVLLRVNLPGDAGGASLVMGGGPSPFGMSPQEATYLAADPPAGVRVRGVHAHLASGLDAPAAAATARAVLDWAVAEVGATEVNAGGGMAVDYAAPDARFDWPGYGRLLGAALAAHPTVRLRIEPGRAVTAYCGWYLTEVVDVKRSYGQWFVVVAGGTHHLRTPAAKGHSQPVRVHRRGRRGPATDGAPVTVVGQLCTPRDVLARAADVGPVAVGDVLVFAMAGAYAWNISHRDFLLHDPPEFRTGTPEDVALNWDS; the protein is encoded by the coding sequence GTGACCCGTCCCGCCTACGTCTACGACCTCGATGCCCTGGCCGTCCACGTGGCCGGCATCCGGGCGGTCCTGCCCGACCGGGTGGATCTGCTGTACGCGGTCAAGGCCAACCCCGACCCGGGGATCCTGCGGACCCTCGCCCGCACCGTCGACGGTTTCGAGGCCGCCAGCCAGGGCGAGTTGCGTCACCTGGCCACGGTGCTGCCCGATCGCCCGGCGGCGGCCTACGCCGGCCCGGGCAAGACCGACGAGGACCTCGTCGCCGCGCTGGCCGCCGGGGTGGGCCGGGTCCACGTCGAGTCCCCCGCGGAGCTGCACCGGCTCGCCCGGCTGGCCCACGCCGCCCACCGCACCGTCGACGTGCTGCTGCGGGTGAACCTGCCGGGTGACGCGGGCGGGGCGAGCCTGGTGATGGGCGGCGGGCCGAGCCCGTTCGGCATGTCGCCGCAGGAGGCGACGTACCTGGCCGCCGACCCGCCGGCCGGCGTGCGGGTGCGCGGGGTGCACGCCCATCTCGCCAGCGGACTCGACGCGCCGGCCGCCGCCGCGACGGCCCGCGCGGTGCTGGACTGGGCGGTCGCCGAGGTGGGGGCGACGGAGGTCAACGCCGGCGGGGGCATGGCCGTCGACTACGCCGCCCCGGACGCCCGGTTCGACTGGCCCGGTTACGGGCGGCTGCTGGGTGCGGCCCTGGCCGCCCATCCGACGGTACGACTGCGGATCGAACCGGGCCGGGCCGTCACCGCCTACTGCGGCTGGTACCTGACCGAGGTGGTCGATGTGAAACGTTCCTACGGGCAGTGGTTCGTCGTCGTCGCCGGCGGCACCCACCACCTGCGCACCCCGGCCGCGAAGGGCCACTCGCAGCCGGTGCGGGTGCACCGCCGTGGTCGGCGCGGTCCGGCCACCGACGGGGCGCCGGTGACGGTCGTGGGCCAGCTCTGCACTCCGAGGGACGTGCTCGCCCGCGCGGCCGACGTCGGCCCGGTCGCGGTGGGCGACGTCCTCGTCTTCGCCATGGCCGGGGCGTACGCGTGGAACATCAGTCACCGGGACTTCCTGCTGCACGATCCGCCGGAGTTCCGCACCGGTACGCCGGAGGACGTGGCGCTGAACTGGGATTCGTGA
- a CDS encoding IucA/IucC family protein, producing the protein MSCPAAPAPTRPPARPSETADLASAHALFGCYLREVAAPDGDVEMVGGTARVRLRHLDRTVLCRVTRISPILAHRYTGQVRCLPGSTIADVDRPADRGHGVGPDAGHTVDAVVLAELFAAELATRTGTRNDEFVGQVAASRGAIDLVLRERPARDPAPTGDPVTDAYVASEQSLVYGHPHHPSPKWHGGDPVGWRRHAPELRTSVRLSWLAVPAELLAEDGPFDDLVAELDPPAAPTGHRLLPVHPWQLSLVPPADRRLRVLGPAGAPLRPTASVRTLYAPAADLFLKASLHVRITNCLRKNARYELTGAVALTRHLSTVALPPGVGVLTEPAYRTVDLAGLDEAYGTIVRTGIRAHVRPGESVVLAAALAAAPLTVADPVGWWRSYVRLLVPAVLRLWLAHGVVPEAHLQNVLVVRDAAGRPVRLVLRDLEGLKLDTGRVPTWPVGLPREVAYSPAQAYRRIAYCLFVNHLGGLAGALADGRPGIEAELWNVAHAVVEASHADLGGPPELAALLAGAPLPAKANLLVRWQRAADRNAPYVTVPGPFGGAR; encoded by the coding sequence TCGGAGACCGCCGATCTGGCCTCCGCGCACGCCCTGTTCGGCTGCTACCTGCGGGAGGTCGCGGCTCCCGACGGAGACGTCGAGATGGTCGGCGGCACCGCCCGGGTGCGGTTGCGCCACCTCGACCGGACGGTGCTGTGCCGCGTCACGCGGATCTCGCCGATCCTGGCGCACCGCTACACCGGCCAGGTCCGGTGCCTGCCCGGATCGACCATCGCCGACGTCGACCGCCCGGCGGACCGGGGGCACGGCGTCGGGCCGGACGCCGGCCACACCGTCGACGCCGTCGTGCTCGCGGAACTGTTCGCCGCCGAACTGGCCACCCGCACCGGCACCCGCAACGACGAGTTCGTCGGCCAGGTGGCCGCCAGTCGCGGGGCCATCGACCTGGTGCTGCGCGAGCGGCCCGCCCGTGATCCCGCGCCGACCGGCGACCCGGTGACCGACGCCTACGTCGCCTCGGAACAGTCCCTGGTCTACGGCCACCCGCACCACCCCAGTCCGAAGTGGCACGGCGGCGACCCTGTGGGCTGGCGGCGCCACGCCCCGGAACTGCGCACCTCGGTCAGGCTGAGCTGGCTCGCGGTGCCCGCGGAGCTGCTGGCCGAGGACGGTCCCTTCGACGACCTCGTCGCGGAGCTGGACCCACCGGCCGCCCCGACGGGACACCGCCTGCTGCCGGTGCACCCGTGGCAACTCTCGCTCGTGCCGCCGGCCGACCGCCGGCTGCGGGTCCTCGGCCCGGCCGGGGCGCCGCTGCGCCCCACCGCCAGCGTCCGCACCCTGTACGCGCCGGCCGCCGACCTGTTCCTCAAGGCGAGCCTGCACGTGCGAATCACCAACTGCCTGCGCAAGAACGCCCGGTACGAGCTGACCGGGGCCGTGGCGCTGACCCGGCACCTGTCCACCGTCGCGCTCCCGCCCGGCGTCGGTGTCCTCACCGAACCGGCCTACCGCACGGTCGACCTCGCCGGTCTCGACGAGGCGTACGGGACGATCGTCCGGACCGGCATCCGCGCGCACGTGCGGCCCGGCGAGTCCGTGGTGCTGGCCGCCGCGCTGGCCGCCGCGCCACTGACCGTCGCCGACCCGGTCGGCTGGTGGCGGAGCTACGTCCGGCTGCTGGTCCCCGCCGTCCTGCGGTTGTGGTTGGCGCACGGCGTCGTGCCCGAGGCGCACCTGCAGAACGTCCTGGTCGTCCGGGACGCTGCGGGTCGGCCGGTCCGGCTGGTGCTGCGGGACCTGGAAGGACTCAAGCTCGACACGGGCCGCGTGCCGACCTGGCCCGTCGGCCTGCCCCGCGAGGTGGCCTACTCGCCGGCGCAGGCGTACCGGCGGATCGCCTACTGCCTGTTCGTCAACCACCTCGGCGGGCTGGCCGGTGCCCTCGCCGACGGCCGGCCCGGGATCGAGGCCGAGCTGTGGAACGTGGCCCACGCCGTCGTCGAGGCCAGCCACGCCGACCTCGGCGGCCCACCGGAACTGGCGGCGCTGCTCGCCGGTGCCCCGCTGCCCGCCAAGGCCAACCTGCTGGTCCGCTGGCAGCGGGCGGCTGACCGCAACGCCCCCTACGTGACCGTGCCGGGCCCGTTCGGCGGTGCCCGGTGA